CTATTGTATTAAGATGTGCCAAATGAAGCAGAACATGTAAATAATTGGAGTTACTAATGATGGACGCATTACCCGAAAGACCTTAATTCCACTGTGATCCAGATGCATTTATTGTTGGATATGATtaacaatacaaaaccaaaccaATGGACTTTCATTTTAACTTTAATATAATAAAGATGGACTGTTTGTAATTTCTTGTTGTGGCAATCTGTGAATGTACAGCAGGTAACTTGGCAACACTACCACTTCATTGTGTGGCCCTGTTTCGACAAACTGTAAAGCTTTTACTCACTTGACTCCTATCCTTTGAACGTTTACagtattagtgtgtgttagtgtctaGATTCACGATCGGAAAGTATTCAGTTTTATAGGTGTATTACTTTTACAAAATTTATAAAGACTGGTTTAATAACTTAGTCCATTTTTGTGCATCGTAAAACTATCCTTGATACTAAGGCACTAATCTCCTTTCAGGCAGTACAGGCAGACAACTATTTGAGTTCGAAGACTAGAATGTTCTGAGATTAAGGGGATGTTTGgcccatctccctccagctttTCCACAATAACAGGTTGTTGCTCTTGGCCTTGGCGACAAGAAAGCGAGGGAGCTTCATGCCACTGACCTGACCTACTCCGTCATTATGGCCCATAGCCAAAAGCATTGTCACACTGCCTGTAGATATGACAGGAAAAAACATTAAAGACCACATGGCTCAAACACGACTGGAGAACTGGTACAGTAATGCATTGTAGTTGGTGTAGCAATAAACTAGCAGGGGATGACTTGTGATTCTACTGATGGGTGGTTGACATCAACGGATGTTGGATATTAGATGTAATATCAGGTGTAAGCTGACAGTCATAACTTAAGTTGTATCAATTATGATCAAAGGCATGAGAAGCTCAGTGGTGTGTGATATTACATTACCCGGGTGATAGGCTGTCTGAGCCTTTCCAGCCAAACGATATGCAATATTGTTAACGGCAACCCCAGCGTGAAGTCCTGCGGCATATGCAGTCTTGGGTTCGTTGAGATTGGTACAGTCCCCGACTGCGTACACGTTTTCATAGCCCTCCACCTGCAGATGCTCGTTCACGTTCAAGGCTCCGTTCTCTTCCAGGCATCCGTCTGAAACGGCAATGTCAGGTAAGCGGCACGATAAGCGGATCTAAGATTTGAATGACCAAATCGGCCTTTCGAAACATGGGCATACAATAAGAACCACAACCATTGCAGGTcattgaggtgaggtgaggccaGTTAAGACTAGAACAGCAGAGGACATGAGTATAAAAGGCAGTATGTCTCCCTCTTGTGGCAACGAATACAGTAGACAAATCCAttatctctcacacaaacatactcaaaGTTGAGCTATACGCTGAGGAGTTGATCTTGGACCCTGTGCAGTTGATAACAAGGTCTGCTGTGATCTCCAAACCCTTGTCTGTGGTAATAACCGTATCCTTCTTGAACACATTCAAATCCAGCTCAGCCAAGTTAGACACCTTCTGCCCTGGAAATAAAAAGATTTATCAAAAATAGTGATACACTGGGTaataaatgtgttgaatgaGTAAACAATCCATTTAAAGACGAATATAGTAATTGGGAATATCAATTAATAAAAAACTTGTGAAAATTCTTAAACTGCTctctagatttaaaaaaaatatttttaaaaaaaCTTGAAAAGTGAGCCCTCCTCCATGATCTTGTGAGGATGTAGCTGAATGGAATCCTAAACCTCCTTATCTATTCCTGTACATTGCCATAACCATGCAAGCTCATTCTGACTATGCAGCTTTTGGCACTGACAGGCACTGCCCTCAGCATTACATCTCACCCAGTACAAGTTCCACTCCCTTCTCCAACAGCACCTCCTTGGCTTGCTCTCTGACACTGGGCAGCAGCTCTTTGTCAGCCATTCCGATGTGAGAATGGATCAGAATCACCTGAACATATATGGAGAGATATGAGGTACAGATACATGACTATGGATTCGGTTTGAAGTCTGTAGTTTTGAATGGTCTCTACATGATGATTTGGAGTATTTAAAAAAGCCTTTTCAGTCTTCCAGTATCGTGAGTCTGAGTCTGTGGGATGCATTCTACCTTTTTGTCTGGGTATTCAGTTTTGATCTCAGCAGCCATCTCCACACCTGTGGATCCACCCCCAATCACGAGGACTGAGCCAGCAGCCTGGATCTTATCAAGAGGAAGAAACTATGTTAGCATTCAACAAAGAAAACATTTCTGCATGTCAATATAGCACAAGGGAACTTGATTCACAAGTCAATATATGAAGTAGTTGACTGATCTAAGACCCTACCTCATTTACAAAGTCTTCATACTTCTGAATGGCTGACTGGTATGAGACCACAGTGTTGTGCCCAGGGAAGGGTCCGTCTGTGCCCGTGCACAGTATAAGATGAGAGAATTTCACTTCCTGTTGCATAAACAAACAAATCTGCCATATAGAGTCACATAACATGCACTGAGTTTAACAAAGTGCTACAAAGTATGTttaccttccctccatccaatACCACAATTTGAGAGACAGGGTCCACCTGAACCACACGACCCTGAAGAAAACTTTCTCCAAATGTTTCAGCATACGGGATAAAGGTCTTCTGGGCAAAGCCTGTAAGAAATTACTCAATAAAATTTGATTTATTAAGCAGCCTATGTTTAAATGAGTGAGATTTAGGTGAAGAGTCAATGTGATGCATACCACTCTGTACAGAAGCTCTCAGTGCGGCCACATTGTGATGAAAGGCATCCCTCATGTCAATGAGAGTAAAGGGTATTCCCTTGTACTTGAGTTGCTGCGCTGCTGCGATCCCACCAAAACCACCGCCGACTACAACCACATGAACACCGTCCATAGATATTTGGCCACCCATGATCTGTGAAAAGTTAACCAAAAAATATTACAAACAATTATGTATAATACAATTTAACTAGATGGGCAAGCTTCGTACTTTTGAGTTCGAAAGCTTTTCATTGCAGTAAAACTCCGAACAGACCCTGGAGAAATTAAATGAAATttaaaaagacaaacaaaaacgTACGTGCTATATTATTGCACATTCATGAAGATCAAACAACAATTGTAAATGTATGTGCTCTTAACCTCGTAAAATTATACGATTATTTtagaaagaaaaacaattaCCGAATACAAGGATCCCATGTCTCACTGTAATCGGCCGTGTCCAAATTCGTTAAGAGACTTTTCAACACATCAGAGTATTTTGTCAACACCAATGGAAGCACCTCTATTATACAAGAATTCATTTTCCTCCAATAGCAGCGTTTCAGGAAGTGGgaagattttctttttttgtagaAAGATCAGTAGGCCTATACAAACAAGCAGTAGGCCTATACAAACAAGCAGTATACACACAAATAACGGTTACATATGCTAGGGGGTACAAGAAATGATGAatcatacaaataaattaaaggatgcacacacatctacagttTTAACAGCTTTCTTATTAGAAGAGCGTAAAATGGTCtcaatgtaggctactgctCTGGTGGGAGGATATTTGCAAGATATTTCTAACACGGACTGGAAGTATTTCCCACTTTTTCATGTCCTCAATAGATTAGAAATTATTTCAATTTGTATGTTTAGATACACTTTTTAGTAGGCTATGTACGTGTGGTACCGTGATTATATGTTTGTTTATCATTgctaacaaacacacgcatggcGCTTTAACGACACGTTGTCTTGCACCATTGAGCCAGACTCAACATTTAGTTTAGACAGTATTCATGATGACGCAATCATTTAAGAACATCGACAGCTAAATATATAGCCCAATCGATAGCACCTGAATCAATGACACTTATCAGAAAGATAAGGAAAAAGCTCAACAGTCACTGCACAAAGCTAAAGCAACATGTTTCACTCATCCACCACAACTGCAGTCGCTGAGTCGCATAGTATGTGACGTAATTTGAGGACAAATTCCAATCAATCGTTCCAATGGTTCTAATCTACTCGCCTTTTCGACGCCAGTTGTTCATGGAGTTCCATTTTATTGAATCCATAATCCAAGTGTTCGAAAAGATTGTTGCTATTTTAGCACaatgaattaggcctacataaCATTTGTTTTTCACACAACCAAGTAAAAAGAGGAGGTCCATATATCTAACGGTTTTATTTTTTCCATATTTATATAACGTCATGCAATGGTTTTTGGTTGCATGATATAGCCTAGTCtaataaatttaaaaaaactcCTAAATTAGAGGATGTCAATATGGTATAGTCGAAGTTTATTTTGTGTCTAGTGATAATGGGTGAATGTGTGCAACAAACAACAGTTTTTTATCATTCCATTCTGCTACTTTCGGCGCGCTAGTGAGCTGTGTTCAactacagcagcacacacatcaacatagcCTCGCTTTCGGTACCTCTAAGTACCAGCCTCTTCAGTATATTACTGCATTGCTCATCGTCAGCTAGACAATTCATGTAAGCGACTTACTGGCACAGCTGGATAAGTTCTCGAGATGTAGAACTCTTTCCGCACCGGTCCGCATCATGAGGAAACATACGACAAGGGACGATTCGTGAAATTTTCTTGGACTGTTTGTGGGGACTTTCTGAGAGGGTATGAGCAGGCATTTAATCGTAAAAGACAATTGTTTTGTTAAGATGATAGTTGATTCAACGCCAAAGGCCAAGTACTAAAAGCCTTTTAAATTATGTGAAATGCGAAAAcgtgtgtatttttttaattggtAAACATTTTAGTAGAATAAACTACCCTATTTAAGTTTCCCTGCGCTTTGTTTCTCTATGGCGCCCCGTTCCCATGGTGAAGTTtaccctctcacctccagggaacagaaacattttttaaatgatttgcCTCTAGCAGCCCATTAAATATCAGATTGAACAGTAATTAGCAGGTTGCATGTTAACAGAACAATACATTCAGTAAAGCTACTTCAATGAGGTACCCTACTGAAAATGACAGCGCCATTTCAAAGGCTTTTTCGTGAATGGTCAGTTTTCTGATCTTTATTTCCAAATTAGAATGAATTTATTTGGTTTTTACAAACCGTTTAACAATCATTCTTACAAGGCAACTTATCATGTACACTTATTGTATTTTGAATGTAGGTTTGTTTAAATTGCAATTCACATCACAACATAAATAGGCTATCCATCCTTGGAAAAGCTTGTGTAAAAAAAGCCTATTGTATTAAGATGTGCCAAATGAAGCAGAACATGTAAATAATTGGAGTTACTAATGATGGACGCATTACCCGAAAGACCTTAATTCCACTGTGATCCAGATGCATTTATTGTTGGATATGATtaacaatacaaaaccaaaccaATGGACTTTCATTTTAACTTTAATATAATAAAGATGGACTGTTTGTAATTTCTTGTTGTGGCAATCTGTGAATGTACAGCAGGTAACTTGGCAACACTACCACTTCATTGTGTGGCCCTGTTTCGACAAACTGTAAAGCTTTTACTCACTTGACTCCTATCCTTTGAACGTTTACagtattagtgtgtgttagtgtctaGATTCACGATCGGAAAGTATTCAGTTTTATAGGTGTATTACTTTTACAAAATTTATAAAGACTGGTTTAATAACTTAGTCCATTTTTGTGCATCGTAAAACTATCCTTGATACTAAGGCACTAATCTCCTTTCAGGCAGTACAGGCAGACAACTATTTGAGTTCGAAGACTAGAATGTTCTGAGATTAAGGGGATGTTTGgcccatctccctccagctttTCCACAATAACAGGTTGTTGCTCTTGGCCTTGGCGACAAGAAAGCGAGGGAGCTTCATGCCACTGACCTGACCTACTCCGTCATTATGGCCCATAGCCAAAAGCATTGTCACACTGCCTGTAGATATGACAGGAAAAAACATTAAAGACCACATGGCTCAAACACGACTGGAGAACTGGTACAGTAATGCATTGTAGTTGGTGTAGCAATAAACTAGCAGGGGATGACTTGTGATTCTACTGATGGGTGGTTGACATCAACGGATGTTGGATATTAGATGTAATATCAGGTGTAAGCTGACAGTCATAACTTAAGTTGTATCAATTATGATCAAAGGCATGAGAAGCTCAGTGGTGTGTGATATTACATTACCCGGGTGATAGGCTGTCTGAGCCTTTCCAGCCAAACGATATGCAATATTGTTAACGGCAACCCCAGCGTGAAGTCCTGCGGCATATGCAGTCTTGGGTTCGTTGAGATTGGTACAGTCCCCGACTGCGTACACGTTTTCATAGCCCTCCACCTGCAGATGCTCGTTCACGTTCAAGGCTCCGTTCTCTTCCAGGCATCCGTCTGAAACGGCAATGTCAGGTAAGCGGCACGATAAGCGGATCTAAGATTTGAATGACCAAATCGGCCTTTCGAAACATGGGCATACAATAAGAACCACAACCATTGCAGGTcattgaggtgaggtgaggccaGTTAAGACTAGAACAGCAGAGGACATGAGTATAAAAGGCAGTATGTCTCCCTCTTGTGGCAACGAATACAGTAGACAAATCCAttatctctcacacaaacatactcaaaGTTGAGCTATACGCTGAGGAGTTGATCTTGGACCCTGTGCAGTTGATAACAAGGTCTGCTGTGATCTCCAAACCCTTGTCTGTGGTAATAACCGTATCCTTCTTGAACACATTCAAATCCAGCTCAGCCAAGTTAGACACCTTCTGCCCTGGAAATAAAAAGATTTATCAAAAATAGTGATACACTGGGTaataaatgtgttgaatgaGTAAACAATCCATTTAAAGACGAATATAGTAATTGGGAATATCAATTAATAAAAAACTTGTGAAAATTCTTAAACTGCTctctagatttaaaaaaaatatttttaaaaaaaCTTGAAAAGTGAGCCCTCCTCCATGATCTTGTGATGATGTAGCTGAATGGAATCCTAAACCTCCTTATCTATTCCTGTACATTGCCATAACCATGCAAGCTCATTCTGACTATGCAGCTTTTGGCACTGACAGGCACTGCCCTCAGCATTACATCTCACCCAGTACAAGTTCCACTCCCTTCTCCAACAGCACCTCCTTGGCTTGCTCTCTGACACTGGGCAGCAGCTCTTTGTCAGCCATTCCGATGTGAGAATGGATCAGAATCACCTGAACATATATGGAGAGATATGAGGTACAGATACATGACTATGGATTCGGTTTGAAGTCTGTAGTTTTGAATGGTCTCTACATGATGATTTGGAGTATTTAAAAAAGCCTTTTCAGTCTTCCAGTATCGTGAGTCTGAGTCTGTGGGATGCATTCTACCTTTTTGTCTGGGTATTCAGTTTTGATCTCAGCAGCCATCTCCACACCTGTGGATCCACCCCCAATCACGAGGACTGAGCCAGCAGCCTGGATCTTATCAAGAGGAAGAAACTATGTTAGCATTCAACAAAGAAAACATTTCTGCATGTCAATATAGCACAAGGGAACTTGATTCACAAGTCAATATATGAAGTAGTTGACTGATCTAAGACCCTACCTCATTTACAAAGTCTTCATACTTCTGAATGGCTGACTGGTATGAGACCACAGTGTTGTGCCCAGGGAAGGGTCCGTCTGTGCCCGTGCACAGTATAAGATGAGAGAATTTCACTTCCTGTTGCATAAACAAACAAATCTGCCATATAGAGTCACATAACATGCACTGAGTTTAACAAAGTGCTACAAAGTATGTttaccttccctccatccaatACCACAATTTGAGAGACAGGGTCCACCTGAACCACACGACCCTGAAGAAAACTTTCTCCAAATGTTTCAGCATACGGGATAAAGGTCTTCTGGGCAAAGCCTGTAAGAAATTACTCAATAAAATTTGATTTATTAAGCAGCCTATGTTTAAATGAGTGAGATTTAGGTGAAGAGTCAATGTGATGCATACCACTCTGTACAGAAGCTCTCAGTGCGGCCACATTGTGATGAAAGGCATCCCTCATGTCAATGAGAGTAAAGGGTATTCCCTTGTACTTGAGTTGCTGCGCTGCTGCGATCCCACCAAAACCACCGCCGACTACAACCACATGAACACCGTCCATAGATATTTGGCCACCCATGATCTGTGAAAAGTTAACCAAAAAATATTACAAACAATTATGTATAATACAATTTAACTAGATGGGCAAGCTTCGTACTTTTGAGTTCGAAAGCTTTTCATTGCAGTAAAACTCCGAACAGACCCTGGAGAAATTAAATGAAATttaaaaagacaaacaaaaacgTACGTGCTATATTATTGCACATTCATGAAGATCAAACAACAATTGTAAATGTATGTGCTCTTAACCTCGTAAAATTATACGATTATTTtagaaagaaaaacaattaCCGAATACAAGGATCCCATGTCTCACTGTAATCGGCCGTGTCCAAATTCGTTAAGAGACTTTTCAACACATCAGAGTATTTTGTCAACACCAATGGAAGCACCTCTATTATACAAGAATTCATTTTCCTCCAATAGCAGCGTTTCAGGAAGTGGgaagattttctttttttgtagaAAGATCAGTAGGCCTATACAAACAAGCAGTAGGCCTATACAAACAAGCAGTATACACACAAATAACGGTTACATATGCTAGGGGGTACAAGAAATGATGAatcatacaaataaattaaaggatgcacacacatctacagttTTAACAGCTTTCTTATTAGAAGAGCGTAAAATGGTCtcaatgtaggctactgctCTGGTGGGAGGATATTTGCAAGATATTTCTAACACGGACTGGAAGTATTTCCCACTTTTTCATGTCCTCAATAGATTAGAAATTATTTCAATTTGTATGTTTAGATACACTTTTTAGTAGGCTATGTACGTGTGGTACCGTGATTATATGTTTGTTTATCATTgctaacaaacacacgcatggcGCTTTAACGACACGTTGTCTTGCACCATTGAGCCAGACTCAACATTTAGTTTAGACAGTATTCATGATGACGCAATCATTTAAGAACATCGACAGCTAAATATATAGCCCAATCGATAGCACCTGAATCAATGACACTTATCAGAAAGATAAGGAAAAAGCTCAACAGTCACTGCACAAAGCTAAAGCAACATGTTTCACTCATCCACCACAACTGCAGTCGCTGAGTCGCATAGTATGTGACGTAATTTGAGGACAAATTCCAATCAATCGTTCCAATGGTTCTAATCTACTCGCCTTTTCGACGCCAGTTGTTCATGGAGTTCCATTTTATTGAATCCATAATCCAAGTGTTCGAAAAGATTGTTGCTATTTTAGCACaatgaattaggcctacataaCATTTGTTTTTCACACAACCAAGTAAAAAGAGGAGGTCCATATATCTAACGGTTTTATTTTTTCCATATTTATATAACGTCATGCAATGGTTTTTGGTTGCATGATATAGCCTAGTCtaataaatttaaaaaaactcCTAAATTAGAGGATGTCAATATGGTATAGTCGAAGTTTATTTTGTGTCTAGTGATAATGGGTGAATGTGTGCAACAAACAACAGTTTTTTATCATTCCATTCTGCTACTTTCGGCGCGCTAGTGAGCTGTGTTCAactacagcagcacacacatcaacatagcCTCGCTTTCGGTACCTCTAAGTACCAGCCTCTTCAGTATATTACTGCATTGCTCATCGTCAGCTAGACAATTCATGTAAGCGACTTACTGGCACAGCTGGATAAGTTCTCGAGATGTAGAACTCTTTCCGCACCGGTCCGCATCATGAGGAAACATACGACAAGGGACGATTCGTGAAATTTTCTTGGACTGTTTGTGGGGACTTTCTGAGAGGGTATGAGCAGGCATTTAATCGTAAAAGACAATTGTTTTGTTAAGATGATAGTTGATTCAACGCCAAAGGCCAAGTACTAAAAGCCTTTTAAATTATGTGAAATGCGAAAAcgtgtgtatttttttaattggtAAACATTTTAGTAGAATAAACTACCCTATTTAAGTTTCCCTGCGCTTTGTTTCTCTATGGCGCCCCGTTCCCATGGTGAAGTTtaccctctcacctccagggaacagaaacattttttaaatgatttgcCTCTAGCAGCCCATTAAATATCAGATTGAACAGTAATTAGCAGGTTGCATGTTAACAGAACAATACATTCAGTAAAGCTACTTCAATGAGGTACCCTACTGAAAATGACAGCGCCATTTCAAAGGCTTTTTCGTGAATGGTCAGTTTTCTGATCTTTATTTCCAAATTAGAATGAATTTATTTGGTTTTTACAAACCGTTTAACAATCATTCTTACAAGGCAACTTATCATGTACACTTATTGTATTTTGAATGTAGGTTTGTTTAAATTGCAATTCACATCACAACATAAATAGGCTATCCATCCTCATTTAAAGTAATGAAATTGTACGAAAGGTATACAAAATGTTACTACACGCATTTGAATCAGTGACAGACGTACACCCCTGTGGTATGTAGCCTAATGAGATATAGGACAGCTTGTTTTAGTATCTTAAAATGAGGGTAGTTAAATGAAACTGTACATTATTTACCATACAGCACCTAACTTACTTAAGCTGTGGATTTCCGGGCCAATAGCTGGATACTTTCTGAGGACATTGCAACCACTAGGGCAGATGTTTTATCCTGTGGTTGGAGGATTCCCAAGGACTGATTCCAAGCCTTAAAGCAGCAGATACCAATATGTAGAAGGCCTGGGCTTTAAACCGAAGAGGCTCACTTCATCTTAAATATATATTCCATTTATACAGTTTGAGTGAAGGCCATAGGCTGAACCATGCACTGTTTTGCTCCTTCTCTGAGTGCTGGAGGTCTCACAAACCACTGTCTTTTCAACAGCTGGAGTCAATGCAATATGTtgtgggatggatgaggaggagcaGAACCGCTATGTGGCCCAGCTGAAGGAGGAGTTTGACAGCTGTGATACCACAGGCACTGGCTACCTGGACAAGGAAGACCTGACTGTCCTCTGCCATAAACTGCATCTGGACGCTCACCTTCCTATACTGCTGGACACTCTGCTTGGACCGCACCATTGTGCACGGGTATTGAGTTATTGTGCTACTGTAATATGTGACGCAAATAGCTTTTAGATAGTGCTATATGATGTAATTGAATTAATTGAATAGGTGTTGACTAGATGTCTAGAATACTTTTCCAACAGCTCTTTTGAATTCCCAGCAACTACAATTGCAGCATGAAAAAAAGGATGTTGTTCTTTCTCTTTAGAAGAGTCTCTGATTGCTCAATTGTCGATGTCTCTGATAGCGGCTGACACAACTAAATAACTGTCTCCTTTTGCAGATTAACTTTGAGGAGTTTAAAGAGGGTTTTGTAGCAGTGCTGTCGCGCTCTCTAGACTTCAGCACCTCCGAGGAAGAGAGTAGCTACCTAGAGCCAGGTAAAACAACTTTCACTGAGTGTTAAAGTAATTCATAAATGATTGGTCTTCGTTCCAAAAAATGTTGGCCATGCCATTGTGCAAGTAGATTTGTTAACATGGGGGCTTA
This DNA window, taken from Osmerus eperlanus chromosome 6, fOsmEpe2.1, whole genome shotgun sequence, encodes the following:
- the LOC134022249 gene encoding ferroptosis suppressor protein 1-like; its protein translation is MGSLYSIMGGQISMDGVHVVVVGGGFGGIAAAQQLKYKGIPFTLIDMRDAFHHNVAALRASVQSGFAQKTFIPYAETFGESFLQGRVVQVDPVSQIVVLDGGKEVKFSHLILCTGTDGPFPGHNTVVSYQSAIQKYEDFVNEIQAAGSVLVIGGGSTGVEMAAEIKTEYPDKKVILIHSHIGMADKELLPSVREQAKEVLLEKGVELVLGQKVSNLAELDLNVFKKDTVITTDKGLEITADLVINCTGSKINSSAYSSTLNGCLEENGALNVNEHLQVEGYENVYAVGDCTNLNEPKTAYAAGLHAGVAVNNIAYRLAGKAQTAYHPGSVTMLLAMGHNDGVGQVSGMKLPRFLVAKAKSNNLLLWKSWREMGQTSP
- the LOC134022251 gene encoding ferroptosis suppressor protein 1-like isoform X2, which gives rise to MGGQISMDGVHVVVVGGGFGGIAAAQQLKYKGIPFTLIDMRDAFHHNVAALRASVQSGFAQKTFIPYAETFGESFLQGRVVQVDPVSQIVVLDGGKEVKFSHLILCTGTDGPFPGHNTVVSYQSAIQKYEDFVNEIQAAGSVLVIGGGSTGVEMAAEIKTEYPDKKVILIHSHIGMADKELLPSVREQAKEVLLEKGVELVLGQKVSNLAELDLNVFKKDTVITTDKGLEITADLVINCTGSKINSSAYSSTLNGCLEENGALNVNEHLQVEGYENVYAVGDCTNLNEPKTAYAAGLHAGVAVNNIAYRLAGKAQTAYHPGSVTMLLAMGHNDGVGQVSGMKLPRFLVAKAKSNNLLLWKSWREMGQTSP